One genomic segment of Ictalurus punctatus breed USDA103 chromosome 12, Coco_2.0, whole genome shotgun sequence includes these proteins:
- the inha gene encoding inhibin alpha chain — protein sequence MMNPTIIICSIVFSTAWIYLHCQACQGDLPQEVVLDWLKRRILEELGLDKPPVPTLQSLSGQRVHVAAQHRAWRVRREARLDRRQHQEISQVILFPRSDRTCLDTVSISSEDTPSHFTYYFQPSLDNQESLITSVDFWFYAGEITAVNTTSVSLYILTTHQELMQLAHRPSKCSPDGWSTYRLKRHFHSAIANGPFLLQVRCLVCGCYASEEDKTPFLHVNVRPHGPERARRAPSIVWSPAVIEKLQRPSPEKDDTYCRREQIEISFAELGWDNWIVHPKTFSFYYCHGNCSSPEFTATVLGIRQCCAPVPESMRSLRFTTTSDGGFSFKYETLPNIIPEECNCI from the exons aTGATGAATCCCACTATAATAATTTGCAGCATTGTCTTTTCAACAGCATGGATTTACCTTCACTGCCAGGCCTGCCAGGGAGATCTGCCCCAGGAAGTGGTGCTGGACTGGTTGAAGAGACGCATTCTGGAGGAACTAGGGCTTGACAAGCCCCCTGTGCCGACTCTACAGAGTCTATCTGGACAGAGGGTGCATGTGGCAGCACAGCACAGAGCTTGGCGAGTACGCAGGGAGGCTCGGCTGGACAGGAGGCAACATCAGGAGATTTCCCAAGTCATTCTGTTCCCCAGATCTG ACAGGACCTGCCTGGACACAGTCTCAATCTCTTCTGAGGACACTCCCAGCCACTTTACCTATTACTTCCAGCCATCTCTGGACAATCAGGAGTCCCTTATCACCTCAGTGGACTTCTGGTTCTATGCTGGAGAAATCACTGCAGTAAATACCACCTCTGTGTCACTTTATATTCTTACGACTCACCAGGAGCTAATGCAGTTAGCTCACAGGCCATCTAAATGCAGTCCAGATGGCTGGAGCACCTACAGACTTAAGCGCCACTTCCACAGTGCTATAGCCAATGGGCCATTCCTGCTGCAGGTACGATGCCTAGTATGTGGCTGTTACGCCTCAGAGGAGGACAAAACCCCTTTCCTGCATGTTAATGTTAGGCCACATGGGCCTGAGCGTGCCCGAAGAGCACCCAGCATTGTCTGGTCACCAGCTGTCATTGAGAAGCTCCAGAGGCCCTCACCTGAAAAAGATGACACTTATTGCAGGAGAGAGCAGATAGAGATCTCTTTTGCAGAGCTGGGCTGGGACAACTGGATTGTCCACCCAAAGACTTTCAGTTTTTACTACTGCCATGGGAACTGCTCAAGCCCTGAGTTCACAGCGACAGTTCTAGGTATTCGCCAGTGCTGTGCACCTGTGCCTGAGAGCATGAGGTCACTACGTTTCACCACCACCTCAGATGGTGGATTCTCATTCAAATATGAGACACTGCCCAATATCATACCTGAGGAGTGTAACTGCATTTGA